One genomic region from Vibrio sp. SCSIO 43137 encodes:
- a CDS encoding rhodanese-like domain-containing protein has protein sequence MVLKRFVLILLSFCAFSTLASERAETAWKLIDQGALLVDVRTPAEFNQQHLDNAVNYPLNTVATAFNHIDKNRSIVVYCRSGNRSGQALRYLKQVGFTQVHNGGGLQELLAAKK, from the coding sequence ATTGTGTTAAAAAGATTTGTTCTGATTCTGCTCTCTTTCTGTGCATTCTCAACTTTGGCTTCAGAAAGGGCGGAAACCGCCTGGAAACTGATTGATCAGGGTGCACTGCTGGTTGATGTCCGTACTCCTGCAGAGTTCAATCAACAGCATCTGGATAATGCGGTTAACTATCCACTTAATACCGTAGCCACTGCCTTTAACCATATCGATAAAAATCGCTCAATAGTGGTTTACTGTCGCAGTGGTAACCGATCTGGTCAGGCATTACGCTACCTGAAGCAAGTTGGTTTTACTCAGGTTCACAACGGGGGCGGTTTACAGGAACTCCTTGCTGCTAAAAAATAA
- a CDS encoding type 1 glutamine amidotransferase, giving the protein MDNKKVALLLCDEHYPEAIEQFGLYRDALFALFDDTFEAAGAWQCHLGEFPQTEDELEADIWLISGSKYSVNDSDEWVAQLQQLVQKLYSRKKQMLGICFGHQMLHKALGGSVEQRPDGFAVGLEKVTTDESSPVAICGEALLFMHQEEVTQLADGFSSVGCSEHCRNVVTSDGKGSLSFQCHPEFSVEFFTLLCERVEFGNKARIVEQCWQGNSQYKKERRAVIGKLNDYLTGEDR; this is encoded by the coding sequence ATGGATAACAAAAAAGTGGCATTACTTTTATGTGATGAACACTATCCTGAAGCGATAGAGCAGTTTGGCCTTTATCGTGACGCATTATTTGCTCTGTTTGATGATACCTTTGAGGCAGCCGGAGCGTGGCAATGCCACCTTGGGGAGTTTCCGCAGACAGAGGATGAACTGGAAGCGGATATCTGGCTGATAAGCGGCAGTAAATATAGCGTTAATGACAGTGATGAATGGGTAGCGCAACTGCAGCAATTGGTTCAGAAACTGTATAGCCGCAAAAAGCAGATGCTGGGTATCTGCTTTGGACATCAAATGTTGCATAAAGCTTTGGGCGGAAGCGTTGAGCAGCGCCCGGATGGCTTTGCTGTTGGTCTGGAAAAGGTAACGACAGATGAGAGTAGCCCGGTGGCTATTTGTGGCGAAGCTTTACTGTTTATGCATCAGGAAGAGGTGACTCAACTGGCGGACGGCTTCAGCAGTGTTGGTTGCAGTGAGCATTGCCGTAATGTTGTGACCAGTGACGGTAAAGGAAGCCTCTCCTTTCAATGTCATCCTGAGTTTAGCGTGGAGTTTTTCACCTTGTTATGTGAGCGGGTTGAGTTCGGTAACAAAGCCCGGATTGTTGAACAGTGCTGGCAGGGAAACTCACAGTACAAGAAAGAGCGTCGGGCAGTTATCGGCAAGCTTAATGATTATCTGACCGGAGAGGATAGATAA
- a CDS encoding ExeM/NucH family extracellular endonuclease gives MDTRLTLSALSLAIGTTLAAPAMADIVLSQYVEGGSYNKAIEIANTGTSPVTLTGYTIAKSSNGDNSWGTTLSLADVTIQAKDVYVISNSRASDAIKAVSDKIEGSVSNFNGDDPIALLDADGNVVDMLGVMGDVDWGKDTTLVRKDDAMTPSATFDASQWNVLAKDDITGLGSLEAGPAPEPFACTDNGAEPTFTTIQEIQGSGSTSPFISGYPFITSEDFYVQGVVSAVTGGLTKGFYLQALDNDYDPNTSEGLFVHTNLSSSEFKPGDVVCVKGKVQEFYNHTQLKAEADQWVKQGEQEAPVATDMEILASDANFDQTLERYEGMLVSTPYELDMRVTRNFGYDYAARRNNMVLAQGRVSMQPNQKFVPGSEEAQAQSQENAERRLIIESDQKAANGQIPYYPKFGRTDIDQNGSTEDYIRVDDTVVGLEGVITYSYGDYRLIATNEIDAYNIVHNDDRTEAPDLEEGDLRIATFNVLNYFNSPHGGDANQFGSNRGAKTIEEFELQQAKIVNAILRLDADIIGLMEIENNGFGEGAAIRQLVDQINLNIADKKKRYSFVAVDSNNDGVTDEMDSVGTDSITTGVIYRKKVVKLKKNRVIPMPSQQAPEVLDDDGKVIEDGKNYQRDTLAPTFKVKGGKEKITVAVNHFKSKGSKCWEDAAPVEQGGQGGKDADKQGSCENFRVAAAVALGDALAEIKGHKVILGDMNSYGMEDPMLVLTDYSAEKYGKTIKAARNTVIAGTPQFGDKGAVIDHNYGYINAVAMIHPDSWSYSYNDEVGALDHLLISDSLKDYVVDATDWHINGGESTLFDYTDKYKGDMPKYADHFRASDHDPAVLELNIYGGSLGFGALLSLFGLGIWRRRK, from the coding sequence ATGGATACCCGATTAACTCTGAGTGCCCTGTCTCTGGCAATTGGCACCACACTGGCAGCACCTGCAATGGCAGACATCGTTCTGTCACAATATGTTGAAGGCGGCAGCTACAATAAAGCGATTGAAATTGCTAATACCGGCACAAGCCCGGTAACCCTGACTGGCTACACAATTGCTAAGTCAAGCAATGGTGACAATAGCTGGGGCACTACACTCTCTTTAGCCGATGTCACTATTCAGGCTAAAGACGTTTACGTTATTTCTAATAGCAGAGCTAGTGATGCTATTAAAGCCGTTAGTGACAAGATAGAAGGCTCAGTTTCTAACTTTAATGGCGATGACCCGATTGCACTGTTGGATGCAGACGGCAATGTGGTTGATATGCTGGGTGTTATGGGCGATGTTGACTGGGGTAAAGATACGACTCTGGTTCGTAAAGATGACGCCATGACTCCGTCAGCTACTTTTGACGCATCTCAGTGGAATGTACTGGCTAAAGACGATATTACTGGTCTTGGTTCCCTTGAAGCGGGTCCGGCTCCTGAGCCATTTGCCTGTACTGATAACGGTGCAGAGCCAACATTTACTACTATTCAGGAAATTCAGGGCAGCGGCAGCACGTCTCCGTTTATCAGCGGCTATCCGTTTATCACCAGCGAAGATTTCTATGTACAAGGTGTAGTTAGCGCAGTAACTGGCGGCCTGACAAAAGGTTTCTACTTACAAGCACTAGATAACGACTATGATCCAAACACCTCTGAAGGTCTGTTTGTACACACAAACCTGTCCAGCTCTGAGTTTAAGCCGGGTGATGTTGTTTGTGTGAAAGGTAAGGTTCAGGAGTTCTATAACCATACACAACTTAAAGCCGAAGCGGATCAGTGGGTTAAGCAAGGTGAGCAAGAAGCACCTGTAGCGACTGATATGGAAATTCTGGCTTCTGATGCTAACTTTGATCAGACTCTGGAACGCTACGAAGGTATGCTGGTTTCTACCCCATACGAACTGGATATGCGTGTAACCCGTAACTTTGGTTATGACTACGCAGCACGCAGAAACAACATGGTTCTGGCTCAGGGTCGCGTAAGCATGCAACCTAACCAGAAGTTTGTTCCGGGTTCTGAAGAAGCACAGGCACAAAGTCAGGAAAACGCCGAGCGTCGTCTGATTATCGAATCAGATCAAAAAGCAGCGAACGGCCAGATCCCTTACTATCCTAAGTTTGGCCGTACCGATATTGACCAGAATGGTTCGACTGAAGATTACATCCGTGTAGACGATACTGTGGTTGGCCTTGAAGGTGTGATCACTTATAGCTACGGCGACTACCGTCTGATCGCGACAAACGAAATCGATGCATACAACATTGTGCACAACGATGACCGTACTGAAGCTCCTGATCTGGAAGAAGGTGATCTACGTATCGCGACTTTCAACGTTCTTAACTACTTCAACTCGCCACACGGCGGTGATGCTAACCAATTCGGCAGCAATCGTGGTGCTAAAACAATTGAAGAGTTTGAACTGCAACAAGCGAAAATCGTAAACGCTATTCTTCGTCTTGATGCTGATATCATCGGCCTGATGGAAATCGAAAACAACGGCTTTGGTGAAGGCGCTGCTATTCGTCAGCTAGTTGATCAAATCAACCTGAACATCGCTGATAAGAAGAAGCGCTACTCTTTTGTCGCTGTTGATTCAAACAACGATGGCGTTACTGACGAGATGGATTCAGTAGGTACTGACTCAATCACTACTGGTGTAATCTATCGTAAGAAAGTAGTTAAGCTTAAGAAGAACCGCGTAATTCCAATGCCTAGCCAGCAAGCTCCTGAAGTTCTGGACGATGATGGTAAGGTTATTGAAGATGGTAAAAACTACCAGCGTGATACTCTGGCTCCGACCTTTAAAGTTAAAGGCGGCAAAGAGAAAATCACTGTTGCCGTTAACCACTTCAAATCTAAAGGTTCTAAGTGCTGGGAAGATGCGGCACCAGTTGAGCAAGGTGGTCAGGGCGGCAAAGATGCCGACAAGCAAGGCTCTTGTGAAAACTTCCGTGTAGCCGCTGCTGTTGCACTGGGTGATGCTCTTGCAGAAATCAAAGGCCACAAAGTTATTCTGGGTGATATGAACTCATACGGCATGGAAGATCCAATGCTGGTACTGACAGATTACAGCGCAGAAAAATATGGCAAGACTATCAAAGCTGCACGTAACACCGTTATCGCCGGTACACCTCAGTTTGGTGATAAAGGTGCTGTGATTGACCATAACTATGGTTACATCAATGCTGTTGCTATGATCCACCCTGACAGTTGGAGCTACTCTTACAATGATGAAGTAGGTGCACTTGACCACCTTCTAATCAGTGACAGCCTGAAAGATTATGTGGTTGATGCAACTGACTGGCATATCAATGGCGGTGAATCAACTCTGTTTGACTACACTGATAAGTATAAAGGTGATATGCCTAAATACGCTGACCACTTCCGTGCTTCAGACCACGATCCAGCGGTTCTTGAGCTGAACATCTACGGTGGTTCACTAGGCTTTGGCGCACTACTGTCGCTATTCGGTCTGGGTATCTGGCGTCGTCGCAAGTAA
- a CDS encoding DUF3820 family protein, with protein sequence MLDKQQLVKLAKVQMPFGKYAGRILIDLPEEYLLWFARKEQFPEGELGQLMQLCLALKIEGLDSVVKPLKRM encoded by the coding sequence ATGTTAGATAAACAGCAGTTAGTTAAGCTTGCTAAGGTACAGATGCCATTTGGCAAGTACGCAGGACGGATATTGATTGACCTTCCGGAAGAGTACCTGCTCTGGTTTGCCCGTAAAGAGCAGTTTCCTGAAGGAGAGCTAGGGCAATTAATGCAGCTCTGCCTGGCACTGAAAATAGAAGGGCTGGATAGCGTGGTTAAGCCGCTGAAAAGAATGTAA